A window of Thalassophryne amazonica chromosome 12, fThaAma1.1, whole genome shotgun sequence genomic DNA:
CCATAGCActccccggtggtaacaggaaatgtcctatttttactctaACAGGTattgatgtcacatagttaaccccatcaacttcattccacttctaaaacatgcagaacaagttggtgaacgtaggcgatgttcaccatgaaattatgtttttccctttgacagctttaattttgtcatatcatcatgaaaattgctacacaggtcaagcacgacaaccttttacaattcataggggcgttgcccatgggtggggcaaaatgcctcaataacgCTCCCTTGGAACTTTcacaaacccctccccataggggtttttttttggagttgggagatgaaaattggtacacgtgtgacttgcatagacgtacaaaaaagtctcttgcaccactggtttactccaaacaggaagtcggccatttgaattttcttgtcattttggtgtgatttccacacgtatttGAACGAACGCCTCCTAAGGATTTTGTCCAATGAACtttaaatttctttcagatcatccagagacgatactgatcaaaagttatcgaaagcttttctctgtcgaagggtgtggccgctattgtGCTGCCATTTTGAACCTTCACCATGgatcatcaagtcatgataactccttcatgctttgcctgattgacttgaatctTCACGTGTcatgagggtcagccccttaacacacctggcccctctgtttgagcaatgagcaccccctagtggatcaACAATCAACTTCACAAAACTCCTACATGCATTGTccgatttgcttgaaacttgaactgtgtgatgaaggTCTGCCCCTGTATGCACCTGCTCACATCTAGTCACAAGGGGatgctgttgggtttgcaccctgttttaaagaaatgagaggcacagacactgtaaagaagccagtcagagagagacaaatatattttttatgctctgcgcagaggaggagagcgggcagtagcagcttgtaagtgctcagctccaaagctctcctaaaatcccctcctctgactcggctttttatttagttcaccaacatgagaaaaaaaacaaacaaggacagtcagggagaggttacacatgagtcatgtctgcatgagGGAGATAGCAAGGCAAGGTagcggctgaaaccttccattcctgcgacatgagccttgtggctcgtcaaaaacaggataaggcacttatgcaaaatgaaaaatagtgtgctcaatcatgaagaatgcagacaagtctttctttttaaaacctcctcttctcacaaagaggaaaagtacacgtagtcataaaaggaaataaatgataatataagcatgaactatataaaatccttgacagacgcgctggcctgggtaggcTTTTGCGCGGCacgagggcctgtatatgactgcttgcaagtCCTAGttaggttttgtttttaaatggtaCATTTTGGTTATAGTCTGTATGCCTGAAAAAGGGCACAaacataacaatgaaaagtaTGAGTCTGACagtttttacataaaaaaaataaaaaaaaataaaggaaccTCACTAGTTATATATAACTACAAACTTATATTTATGGaataagccttttcacactctgGGAATGCACATGCGTGACCATGTTGGTTCAGACGTAAAAACGTAAACAGACGTTCAGTCTGTCAGTGACAGCGTCAGTCAAACAACTGTCTAAGTCCATAATAAACAATTTTGCAGATGTTTTACAGATGCTTATGAGTGAAAATGCAGCTgtcttaccaagccattacaatataaatattataaatttacctttgagattatcccaaaatgctttctccaccccaTGAAGTGCACGAGAAAAGCTGCGTAGAAAATTCCTGTGCTTCCGGAGCGATTAAAGATAGTTTTATCAGCCagtctctgagagcaaatgattattcCACTActgaataattattttatataacgcagcacGCAGTTGGTCACATTGGCCCGTCGAATTGTGTGGCAGTGTGCTGGTTAAATGTGCAGCAGTGCCATTTTGTCTGACCTCGTAATTTGAAGTGTTTTTGTAAGTACCACTTGGCCTGAAAAAAGTATAGGGGAACTACTAAATTTAATTGAACTCTAAGAATTGTATGACTTTAATTTTAAAACAGACATAATCCCATAATGAGAGCCTGTGTTTAATAACTTGTTTGTTCTCTGTTCCAGGAGTCAAATATAAAACTGAAGTAATGAACTATGGCTTTGAGAGAGTGTTTCTCTGTTGCAAAGAAGAACCAAAGAAATCTGCATTGTCGGCCTTTCCAAATGATTTGGCTCTGACCACCATTGCAGCGGCCAAAAGGATACCCACAACTTCATGAGATCATCTCTTCTCCAACACCATTAACTGTCTTTAGTGGTCAGTGTCGCTAATGAAACGAATGCAGAGCCACCGGACCAAAGCAAAATATCCCAAGAGAAAGCAGGGTGCAGTGCCATCTATTAAGGGGGTTTCTCAAACCTCTGTGCATGCCAAGAGACGATTGAACTCGAGGTTGCAGTTTTGGCTGTGGAGAAAGCGCAGAAAAGAACAGTTTCTTTTTGGGGTGTTTACAGCTAAGAAACAAGGTTGTGGATTTGGCCCCAGCCCGAGTGCTCATTTAAAGACCAAGTTCCACAAATGTAAAAGGAAAGCTGTCAAGTTCCACTTATCAAGTCTAGAAAAttcaaaaatcaggaaatcacctCTAGGATTTGACAGTCAACGTTCAGCGGACAGGCATCGAGAAGTGGACTGTGTCCCGACTACATGTGAATCTGATGGATTGTCAGGGACACATGTTTCCAATAGCTCTTTGCAAAACCTGGTTGCAAAGCCAAATGTTGGTGCTGGAACAGTTACAGGAAACATGGCAACAGCACTGCCATCTCGAGGAACAAAAATGTCAGGACAGTTTTGTGACATTGCTAACTCACACAGACTTTGTCCCACTGTCAATCCCATGAAGGACAATCGTACATGTAGTGTTTTTTTGGATGAACCCAACAAAATGGGATTATTTAAAATATTTGACGTTGACAGTCCATCAGGACAGCACACAAGTGTTCGTCTGGATCAGGACCATCGTGTAAATGGAGAAAATGATGAGCGGATCATCAAGAAGACAGAATCTTCTCAAAGCCAGCACCATAATGATGTCAGCAGTAATGCACTGACAAACGCCATACATGGTATATccacttttacttttttttgtcGTCACATTTTTACAGTACATATACTTTTCATGACATTTTGAGAATAATACTCTTTGTAACCTCTCTAGAATTCCTCAGTGACTTCTACAGAATATATGGAAGTTTTATCCCACTGCAAAGAAGTGACGTACTGAGACACCTGAAGAGGAAATTCAATGCCGATTTCAGTAGCAGGTAGATTTCTGGCCTACACATCCTCATCACATGTAAAGGTTGTTTTGTTGTGTGGCCTTTACTGCTTGAGAAGGCACAGTGATTTGTAAATACCACAAATTCTCAAACAGGGATCCCCACGTGACATTTAACTTTTCTTAGTCATtagatttgcaaaaataataGAGCAGGGTGGTGACCTATTTCCCAATCAGAACTTTCCCAGCATGCAAATCTGTATTTGATATCTTGATCTGATTTGTAAAACAGTTTTTACTTTGATAATGCCATattttatatgtatatttttttctctgtgtgtgtgtttaactttGCCTGGGGTCTGTGGGTTTACCTATAGCACCTAATGAAAAGGAATGGAACTGCATATTGCTGTATGGCTCGTGCATGGGGAACTAGGTAGTGTTAATTTCACCAGACGAGATGAAATATATTCGtcagtgaccttttttttttttttttttctttcttcattaTGAAAATGAGATGAGGATGATAGGATGTCAGTGTTCTAATTAACATGCATTACTGTTGACAAAAAAAGacgagactaaaatgttttgcatgaaataaaaactgaaattaaaTCTTTCTCCCttttcatcctgtctatggctgttgctgagaccctgattcatgcgtttgtctcttctagattggactactgcaatgttcttttttctggtttaccgcagtccagcattaggggtctccaattggttcaaaatgctgctgccagacttttgacaggaagcacaaagtttgaccacattacacccattctggcatctcttcactggcttcctgtccctgggagatcagattttaaggttctgctattaacctataaaattgtttacggactggtacctccctaACTAGCTGGCCTAATTAAACCCTAAGTACCGgttcgggctttgtgttctcaaggtgcaggactactttgtgtccccagggtgaataaaaactctgcgggtcatagagctttcttttattgtgcccctcttctgtggaatgatctccctgcgtcaataaaacattcagattctgtagagactttcaagtccagacttaaaacacgcttattttccctttcctatggctagtacactggcatagtatgttactatgctttctacccttttaaattcattttattagtaaacagagcgggccgcggcctcaactgtatctaaattctgggtcttttagtgaaacttagggctagtggccggcgatcaccttattatttctactgtttttcttgttgcttaatgctgacaaattacattgtatttgttgtctttctgatgctttattctgcttttttcttttcactctgtttgaggtgcggctccatccagagttgggtgtggtatctgttccggaaaccgccctgtgcaccggcaacatttcctgtatggtcgttttgtgaattgttctgtaatttatgtctgtagcatggcccaagcagagggtcacccctttgagtctggtctgcttgaggtttcttcctcagagggagtttttccttaccactgttgctctggggttggtaaggttagaccttacttgtgtgatgcgccttgaggcaaccttgttgtgatttggcgctatatgcatggggggaaaaatgaataaataaattgaaattgaactatcTGGTCGTTTTTGCAAGTTGGCTGAGAACCATTTTGAATTGgcttggactgctatttaaaattcgtgttggactgtttggaacctgttgACGTCAAAGGACCAATGAAAtgtaaatgtaagtccctttctcTTGTTTCTAAATTAGTAAAATTACAAAGATCTATTTCAGCTGTTGTATAAAGCAAACAATGAATGTTATTACAATGCATCTCAGAATCGGTTGTCCTCCACCCCTTGTCCCAAGATGTGTGCGTATGAGAATGAGAAGAATCATTGTAAAacagtgatttgctttttttctacagtaGTTAAAAATTTTTTTAATTCTACTTGACCAGGGTAAAAGAAGTCTTGTCTGAGGTTACTAAATGCAGATCTTCAGTGAGTGGGAAACCCCTGCCCTCTTATCGGGTGGTCTACAAGAAACACATGCTAACCCTGGATGATTTGTGTACCCTGGCAGATCAGAACTGGCTCAATGACCAGGTTATCACACTCTCACAAATACACATTACAcagctgcattaaaaaaaaaaacaagagaaacAGTTCAatattcagaaagtgaaaattttatacaTCTTAAACTCCATTACATATCAACTGAAATGTTTCAAGCATCTTTTTAATTACATTTGGATAATTATGGTCCACCACAGCTGAGAACCATCACTCTTCATGGTAAGAAGGCGGACCAAATGGACAGACCATCATGAGGCCAGTGAGCTAAACTTGTTCTTCAACAGCTTTGACAACATGGGCTGTGCCCACCttttcccccagctcctcctgaGGCACCTCAACACACAATTGTTGAATCAtcactggaccccctgcagtttgttcatgaaggtggaggctccactggtgtcctggattaccaactaccttACAGGctgcccacagtatgtgaggtcTTGGGACATTACATCCAACAAGAGCAACatgggggcaccacaggggatggtcctgtctcccttcctgttcacactctacacctcagacttcaggttatGGTCACAGTCATGTTACCTGCAGAAGTTTTCGGACGACTTTGTCATTGTGGGCTGCATTGGCAGAAACCAGGAGGCTGAGAACAGGCGTGtggtggagtggtgtggactcaaccacctgcagctcaacgtatctaagatgaaggagctggtggtggatctCAGAAGACTGAGGACCCgtccaaacccagttaccatcagtggaactgaggtggacattgtgaactactacaagtacctgggtgtccacatagacaacaacctggactgtaaacacatatGTTGTGTATAAGAAAGTTCAGAGCCGACTgcatcaggaggctcagatctttcaatgtatACAGAAATACGTTGCAGATGTTTCATCACCCGGTGGTCTCCAATGTCATCTTCtatgctggggcagcaggcttaaggaagctgacatgaacagactcaacaagctcatcaggagcgctggctctgtcctgggggttgagcagGAGtcagtggtggaggtgtcagagaggaggatgctgaggaagctgctcagcatctgGGACAACACCTCCTGCATGCTACACCATGGACAGCAAAGCATTTATTAGTAGTGTTGGCACTGTAAGCAGGTGCAAAGGCCtcctggaaaaggaaatcagcatctccataaagcttgtcagcaAATGTATGCATGAATTGCTCAAAAATCTCATGGTCAGCGGCTGTGTTGattttggacttgataaaacacagtggatcaACACCAGCAGAAAGCTTGGCACCCCAACTCATCACTGCTTGTGGAAACGTCACACTGGACTTCGAGCACCTTGGATTCTGTCTCAACTCTTCCTCCAGACTTTAGGatcttgatttccaaatgaaatccaAAATTTGCTTTCATCTGAAAAAATGACTTTGGACCACTTGGCAAtagtccagttctttttctcctttgCTCACGTAAGAAACCTTTGACATCGTCTCTGCTTCAGGAGTAGTTTGACACTGGGAATGTGACACTTGTAGCCCATTCCCTGGACACGTCTGTGTGtggtggctcttgatgcactTTGTCCAGGCTCAGTCCAATCCTTGTGCAGCTACTCCAAGTTCTTGAATCTGCTTTGCTTGACAGTTTCTTCAAGGTtgcagtcatccctgttgcttgtgcatgttTTCCTACCACACATTTTCTTTCCAGTCAATGTTTCATGAATATGCTTTGATGCAGCACTCTGAACATTCAGCCCTTTCAGCAGTGACCTGCTGTGGCGTAGCCTCCTTGTGGATGGTGTCAGTGTGtatcttctggacaactgtcaaatctgcagtcttccccatgattgtggttgtgtgtactgaccCAGAGCTTCATGGTATTTATACTGCATAAATGgtgttagggcccggtcccactggcgtttaggaggatttgcgcatggattgtgcacaaaagtgTCTCATATTCACTTAAAATTCgaaatatgcgtgaaacatgcttgtatgagtcggtcaACACCCGCACATgtctgcaattatccgcagagacaCGTTTTTCCTTTGCCAAGATTTTTGAGCCGTACAATCTGTGCGCTGTATATTTGCCATCAtttgctgatatctgcaactgacagggatttgcggtttggcagtggactgggacagtttgtaaaacggatattttgcgtgcccatcatgtccacatcacaaactaaaataagttgtagcgactgcatacagattggccacaaataaagcgtttttatcatgtctgctttgcatctgatttgcggcggatgcaaatcagatgcgctgtgttcacagctggtcgctgttctttattctaccggctgccacacgctctgcactggatgctgcgtatataaaataattattttgtggtggattaatcattttattctgcaaactggctgttgaaaacagctctaatcacctcctgaatcacagaggaagctgcagctaggCCATTTGCGCGCGAACGgcgaacaagctgcagaaagcattttgagccatctaaaaaggtaattatttgacttgtttacattgtcaaggcttgataaaacagttgcgtgttttttttccttcttgtctgcagctgttacagtatttattcctatgtttataacagatttaacttcttgttataatcgttcagacaagctgcgctctgatgcgatccgctgaggtcaccactcgccctgttcactgcttctttactccaatcaacttgtccaagtccagcaaatgctccagagcctggtgtgaatagtgatgccaacggcccaagtgcgcttcttttatgaccccaGTGCAGAGGCCGTGCACGCGCAgcatgtgcgcgatgcattcataatacacctgtaatactgctgtgataatcgcaatgcgtcggatctgtttcctcactacatgcgttatacaactgtgattgttcatcatatattctctatacattattaatatatccataattcatactgggacatttgtaatttttggccatttttgttgcggatgacaacaaaTGCCCGTActttatatactcaattcatgcacaattaatcctctccccagtgggaccgggcccttactcAAACTTGAATTAGGTATTCTGATATTTTGGTACTATTTTGTTGGTGCTGTATGTAGGCTGTAATTATTAAAATGCTTGAAATGTATTACAGTTGAGAATATATAAAATTTCCACTTTCTGAAataacagtggcttagtggttagcactgatgcatcacagcaagaaggttgtgggatcgcttcccgctctttctatgtggagtttgcatgttctccctgtgtctgttggGTTTCCTTCGGTCACTCTGGTTTCGTtcaacaatcaaaaacatgcttatttaggatctgctcatttctctgcccctgaccaagacagcgtctctacatctggagttggtccccaggtgccggactgtggctgcccactgctcctagtggttagattgtctcTAACTATAATTAGGTTGGGCTAAAAGAAAAGGACAAATTTagttgtatgtacaatgacaaattaAGGAACTTAttattaaaattttaactaaCCACAAATATTTAACTGTTTCACAGTAATGACATTTTTTGAGACGCACACatgctttatcattttatctgggTATGACTAAGGATTCTGACCAGAAACCTTCATAGTTACCCTAGAAGTAactagtgtgtttaaaaaaaaatttttttcttgtTGATGTTTGTTTTAGGTCATGAACATGTATGGAGAATTGATAATGGAGTCTGCACATCACAGGGTAATGTAAATATGGTGTTTTATAGAGAGCAAATGTAGAATAAGAtaatctttttttaatttgccTGATGGTTGGGGAAATTTGCAGTATTATGCTGAACACAAAGCACATCAATGAAAAAAGAAATCTATAAGTAAACAAGCGATATAAAcaagaaacctaaaaaaaaatgtgaggaaTATAAGGCAGAAAAAAATGGTAACAATGGGAATACAAAGTTGGAACATAACCAGGCTCAACACTTGAATTTACACTGCTGTACATTGAACATTGGTATTGTAAATACTGCACTATCAATGATACTACATTCAAAGAAAGAAGGTATTGATATTGCACAGTTCAGTGAAATTTCATCTGAGTGAAATGCTGTTGTGCAGTATTTAATGTAGCTACACCTGAATGAATACTGACTTGCGCAGTCGGTGTAGGTTTTTAAGTATGAGCCGGTCTGAACCTAATACTTTTCTCAGGGACTCGGCAAATGTCCATTGGACATTTGCAGCATGCCACTTCCACATGCTTTTCAGGATCTATTCGCCCATGTGTTTCAGATTTAATTTGTTTAATgcgttttttagatttttaatttgtttcttcGGAAACTCATATATTCATTGTTAAACTTGTGTCAACGTGTTGGTAAGTTCCATTTTGCATCACAAAAGCATGGTAGACATGTAAAGTATACATGCTgatattagtgttttgttttgttttttttgtttgtttgtttgtttgtttttttgttttttttttggctccacCATTTTGCCAACTGGAAAGCCCTTGAGTGTGTTGTGGGCACACCTTTAAATATTGAAATTGCATTCCAGTAACAGTTATTATAACAATTTTAttgatgtttagtttgtggtaTAATTTTTCAGTAAGACAAGAAATGTGCTAAACATATTATGATAATCTGCAAGCGGAAAAAGATTGTTGTATGACATGATGTATTACTGACAACATTTAGTATATGCTTAGAAGGATAAGTATACTCTGTTATTGCATAGACCAGTTAATACTATTTAGAAACGCACTTGATGTATTCAGTGCATTATATGCAAAACGTATGTTTGTGTGAAGACATagactgtttaaaaaaatatcataaGAGTCTGGAAATAAAGGTAGAAAAcctatttttaaaatggaaccaaATGTACCAGTGGGGAAAAGTAaaagtgacttaaaaaaaaaaaaggatcaaaGAAATTCTGACACATTGGTGTAAAAACAGGGCCAaattggaaataaataaataaataaaaaggcttGCACCTGCAGGACCTGAATGTGGAAATTTCTATGACTTAGAGTTGAACTTCTAAATTCCAGGGACTGTCCAAAATGATGACACTGACAGATGCTTTTAATGGTGTAATATTGTTAAATTTAGAACAAAGGTCCCCTTATAGGGTGCGGCTAAGCCCCATCCAACACTGTttaaagcagtggtgtccaaagtattccagaaagggccaagagggtgcaggttttctttgcagccactgactccagcaggtggtttcactgatgaactcaacacacctgctcaaagggatgttaatcagtgaaatcacctgctggacacCACTGGTTTAAGATAACCATAGACCAGTGTCACATCGGAGCTCTTCTGGTGTTTTGAATACAGTGTGAACCACTTCCTCTTCTTTTGCCGGCAAATAAAGAATTGTTGTTTTTGGACTTTGACCTCTGCTGCAGTTTTTATTGAACACAGCTAAATTAGACTTACATCTGGCGACCAAGAACTCTGAAGTCTCTACAACATGGTCTCTAGCTTTCATATTTCATTGTtttcaaaataaatgaataaataatatttATGATGTACTTTGAGCTACATGTTGtataaaatgttgtttttttaaattgaattttAAAGGTGTCATGTTGTCTCTTTGGTTCAATTTCTCATTTGTAGGTGCATTTTCTCAACAGTTTCTTTCATAGACAACTCATGACCAAAGGATATGATGGAGTTAGGAGATGGACAAAGCAGGTTAGAGTGAAAATACTGTGACCTCTACATATATCTGGACAGTGatgcagtttttgtaattttgcctctgtactacACTAACACAgtgaagttgaaatgaaacaagatgtgcttgtatTGTACAGCTTTTCAGTTcagttcagacaactttattcatctcAGTTCATATAACAAGATTCAACAAACACCAGCAATCAGACATATAGATAAAATGTTAGAGGAGACTcacaaaaaaacattatttcagGGGAGTTAAAAATATCAACCATTTAGGAAATTATAAATGCAGTCCCCTGAATTTTCAGAGAGCATAAGTAATTAGACAAACTAAAAACAAGGTTTATTGTCAAtacaaataatcatttttacagccagttttgtaTAGTCAAgtcggacacatgaacattttcaagttaaTGAAGTCATGaaagaaaactgatcaaatcaGCATTTatatctcccatgtgccttctggcgaaCTGCAGGGAAAATTTCCTTTTGTTCTTTTTCCGCACCACCATGAAGCTTTAACTACTGAGGCAAGAAACAAATGTTGCAATATGCTCCAGTCACATTCACAGAATCCCAGAAGTGCTTTAGACAGTTGtcgtgggtgtcttggtgacttccctcactaatctccaTTGTTGACAAAAAATACAACTAGATTAGAAATGTTCAGTGACTCTACACGCTCATTTCAAAGTATCAGGGATGTAGAGAAAATATTACACCAAGATTTAAACTGAAATTTCCAAAATTTGATGTTGGTTTCCAACCTTGATCGAGTTATCCTAAACCACCAAAATCAGATCACTTCTTCCCATCCATAAGTCCACAGTTAGATTACTTGTATGTTGCtaacaaacatgcaaacacaaGAACATGGCATTGCTAATAAAAATAGGTCG
This region includes:
- the LOC117521598 gene encoding sentrin-specific protease 5-like gives rise to the protein MKRMQSHRTKAKYPKRKQGAVPSIKGVSQTSVHAKRRLNSRLQFWLWRKRRKEQFLFGVFTAKKQGCGFGPSPSAHLKTKFHKCKRKAVKFHLSSLENSKIRKSPLGFDSQRSADRHREVDCVPTTCESDGLSGTHVSNSSLQNLVAKPNVGAGTVTGNMATALPSRGTKMSGQFCDIANSHRLCPTVNPMKDNRTCSVFLDEPNKMGLFKIFDVDSPSGQHTSVRLDQDHRVNGENDERIIKKTESSQSQHHNDVSSNALTNAIHEFLSDFYRIYGSFIPLQRSDVLRHLKRKFNADFSSRVKEVLSEVTKCRSSVSGKPLPSYRVVYKKHMLTLDDLCTLADQNWLNDQVMNMYGELIMESAHHRVHFLNSFFHRQLMTKGYDGVRRWTKQVDLFSKRLVLVPIHLEVHWCLVTADISKKRVCMYDSQGSALLKVARNILKYLMTEAKEKCRSTFENGWTVSFDENIPQQTNENDCGVFVLEYCRCLALDKLLQFSQKHIPKIRKRIYKELCDCKLHE